The following are from one region of the Paenibacillus sp. JZ16 genome:
- a CDS encoding DUF3892 domain-containing protein, translating to MDNTQQEVIGVRKNGDGDIIELKLDNGSVVDYKTAQQMAKNKEIKNLNVFRGRDGDEHLRSNADGDPSNNLDNLPNF from the coding sequence ATGGATAATACACAACAAGAAGTCATAGGCGTCCGTAAAAACGGAGATGGCGACATCATCGAACTTAAGCTGGATAACGGCAGTGTCGTTGACTACAAGACAGCACAACAAATGGCCAAGAATAAAGAAATCAAAAACTTGAACGTATTCCGAGGGCGTGACGGTGACGAACATCTTCGCTCCAATGCGGATGGCGATCCCAGCAACAACCTGGACAATTTGCCAAACTTTTAA